The Pseudanabaena yagii GIHE-NHR1 genome segment AAACATTGAAGTAAGGTCTGAATTTGACTAGTTGTATGAGTTGCCATCAACGTCAGGCGGATACGTGCAGTTGGTACTGTCGGTGGACGAATCGCAGGAGCAAAGATGCCATTGTGACGCAAGTGTTGGGCAATTTGCATCGTTAATTCGATATCACCAAACTCGATCGCCATAATTGGAGAATCACAAGCGATCGCCTGAATTCCTAAATCCTGTAATCCCTGTTTCAAAAATTCGACATTTTGCCAAAGTTGCTGACGGCGCTCAGGTTCGGTTGTGACAAGATTAATCGCCGCGATCGCAGCAGCCGTATCCGCAGGCGAAAGCGCTGTGGTATAGATCCAAGTCGCCGCCCGATTGCGTAAATAATCGATTAATTTTGCTGAACCAGCGACATAACCACCTAAACTGCCCAAGGCTTTACTCAGGGTTCCCACCTGAATTAGCTCCTGCTCAATTCCTACGGCATTGGTTAAACCGCCACCGCGATCGCCAAATACGCCTGTTCCATGAGCCTCATCGACGAGCACCATACAGTCATAGCGATCGGCTAAGTCCATAATTTCCTGCAATGGGGCAAGGTCGCCATCCATACTAAACACACTGTCGGTTGTAATCAGACAACGACGGTATTTGGCGCGATTTTCTTGCAATTTGGCAGCAAGGTCAGCGATATCGAGATGTAAATAATTGATCGCCTTTGCGCCGCTAAGTAAACTTCCTTTTTTCAGACAAGAATGATTATATGCATCGCCTAAAACTAAATCGCGTGCGCCGACAATGGCGGAGATAGCTCCCAAATTTGCTAAATAGCCTGAGCTAAAAACGAGAGCTGCTTCTGTATTTTTGAGATCCGCGATTGCTTGTTCCAATTGCTCATGTAAAGCCAGATGTCCTGTCACCAAGCGCGATCCCGTCGAGCCAGTGCCATACATTTGTGTAGCGCTCATAGCAGCTTCAATCAAACGGCGATCGCTAGCTAGCCCCAGATAGTTGTTACTGGCAAACATCAGCATTTCGCACCCATCAATGGTCGCGATCGTTCCCGCCTTGCTGGTGATCGTTTGCGTGGAACGATACCAATTAGCTTTATGGATTGAGGCTAAATTGCGATCGAGCCAGTCGTAGGGCGTAGATATGGGTTCGGTCTTCACACTTCTTTACAAATCAGTTTAAAATTGGATGCAAGGAGTAAGTGACGCATCGCGCCATTGATCCTACCGTTATTATCAAGGTTTAAAAAATGACTGTTGCATATCCTCGCAAACTTCGTGGACAGCTAAGCGCCCAAGACATTCTTGATCAAGTGGTGCGTCAGCGTGAAATCCACATGGTAACGATCAATCGTTATCGCTATAGTGAACAACGTAGCTGCAAAGATCTTACCGACTTGATTGAAAGACTAGATGGCAAGCCACGGGATTTAATCAAAGATTTATCGCACCACATTGCCGATGAATCTCGTCATGCACTCTGGCTGACCGATCTACTCTATAATCTTGGTGAAGATATTGGTACTCCCCCCGGGACTTCCTACATTGATGAGTTTGAGCGATTGATTAGCTATGAAACCATTGGGACTGATCCTGAAGATGGCATCATTGAATCTTTAGCAGCGATCAATGTCACGGAAAAGCGTGGTTGTGAGTACTTTGCAGCTCATGTGCGATCGCTCCAAAAAGCAGAGCAAACCTCTGAAAATATTAAGATTCGCGAAACTATCGAAAAGATTCTCCCTGAAGAAGTGGCTCACGTTCGTTGGGGAAATCGCAAACTCGCGGAAATTGCCAAAAAGAGTGAAGCTCACTATGTCAAGGTTGATACCGCTAAGCGCAAATATGCTGCGATCGAGCAAGCTGCCTATGAATCAGGAATGG includes the following:
- the bioF gene encoding 8-amino-7-oxononanoate synthase — translated: MKTEPISTPYDWLDRNLASIHKANWYRSTQTITSKAGTIATIDGCEMLMFASNNYLGLASDRRLIEAAMSATQMYGTGSTGSRLVTGHLALHEQLEQAIADLKNTEAALVFSSGYLANLGAISAIVGARDLVLGDAYNHSCLKKGSLLSGAKAINYLHLDIADLAAKLQENRAKYRRCLITTDSVFSMDGDLAPLQEIMDLADRYDCMVLVDEAHGTGVFGDRGGGLTNAVGIEQELIQVGTLSKALGSLGGYVAGSAKLIDYLRNRAATWIYTTALSPADTAAAIAAINLVTTEPERRQQLWQNVEFLKQGLQDLGIQAIACDSPIMAIEFGDIELTMQIAQHLRHNGIFAPAIRPPTVPTARIRLTLMATHTTSQIQTLLQCLASV
- a CDS encoding ferritin-like domain-containing protein — translated: MTVAYPRKLRGQLSAQDILDQVVRQREIHMVTINRYRYSEQRSCKDLTDLIERLDGKPRDLIKDLSHHIADESRHALWLTDLLYNLGEDIGTPPGTSYIDEFERLISYETIGTDPEDGIIESLAAINVTEKRGCEYFAAHVRSLQKAEQTSENIKIRETIEKILPEEVAHVRWGNRKLAEIAKKSEAHYVKVDTAKRKYAAIEQAAYESGMDVLAGAEVRRMENLMKIADTLPIWQRPQYLIDQLPKTLFSPELQKTRIELARKAWEKDPSSFVEKFIPMFFNANLKDTAHKAGTY